In a single window of the Cytophagia bacterium CHB2 genome:
- a CDS encoding DUF2283 domain-containing protein: protein MAKELRVWYDEEGDYLEVLFEEKEGYFRETSNDAVMEKVDGIGNIIGFSILKLSALRGQKPLAMTLVSKAA, encoded by the coding sequence ATGGCCAAAGAATTAAGAGTCTGGTACGATGAAGAAGGGGATTACCTCGAAGTTCTCTTTGAGGAAAAAGAGGGGTACTTTCGGGAAACGTCCAATGATGCAGTTATGGAAAAGGTGGATGGTATCGGGAACATCATAGGATTTTCCATCTTGAAACTCAGCGCTTTGCGCGGGCAAAAGCCGCTCGCGATGACGTTGGTGAGCAAGGCGGCGTAG